One window of Saccharopolyspora phatthalungensis genomic DNA carries:
- a CDS encoding methyltransferase domain-containing protein yields the protein MTGWHERLAVPRAPFIPSVVWVDDPATDGFVSVSRDDDETRWRELVAADEPIITQVDDGTTTPGNLGLRPSSSCSQPSLVAAMLTALEVHDGYRVLEIGTGTGWNAALLSARVGKRGHVVSVEVDPALAEDARRCLADAGYAPLVVTGDGAEGYAPEAPYDRITCTASVRAIPRPWIDQTRPGGVILTPWGTDYGDDALTRLEVHEDRSASGRCGINVAFMRVRHQRRDFLEPAADELDIAETTQTTRDGHELFEMVTFTRAAFTIGLRVPSCYFTVEDLDHDHRRIELHDVRSHSWSRVTLVRGQDPWTVHQYGPRRLWDEVDAAYIWWRDAGKPTPDRYGLTVTPDGTHTVWIDAPDSEHRWPL from the coding sequence GTGACTGGCTGGCACGAACGACTCGCCGTGCCGCGTGCGCCGTTCATCCCGTCCGTAGTGTGGGTTGACGACCCCGCCACGGACGGGTTCGTCTCGGTCTCGCGGGATGATGACGAAACACGCTGGCGTGAGCTGGTAGCAGCCGACGAGCCGATCATCACGCAGGTGGACGACGGCACGACCACGCCGGGGAACCTGGGCTTGCGGCCGTCCAGCTCGTGCAGTCAGCCGTCCTTGGTCGCGGCCATGCTCACCGCACTTGAGGTACACGACGGATACCGCGTCTTGGAGATCGGAACCGGGACCGGGTGGAACGCCGCTCTGCTCTCCGCGCGGGTTGGCAAGCGAGGGCACGTCGTCTCGGTCGAGGTGGACCCGGCCCTGGCCGAGGACGCCCGCCGTTGCCTTGCCGATGCCGGCTACGCGCCGTTGGTGGTGACCGGAGATGGCGCCGAGGGATACGCACCAGAAGCCCCGTACGACCGGATCACGTGCACCGCGTCCGTCCGCGCGATCCCCCGGCCGTGGATCGACCAGACACGGCCCGGTGGCGTGATACTCACGCCGTGGGGCACCGACTACGGGGACGACGCGCTGACCCGGTTGGAAGTCCACGAGGACCGCTCGGCGTCGGGCCGGTGCGGAATCAACGTGGCGTTCATGCGCGTGCGCCACCAACGCCGGGACTTCCTCGAACCGGCCGCGGACGAACTGGACATAGCCGAAACGACGCAAACCACGCGCGACGGACACGAACTGTTCGAGATGGTCACCTTCACTCGTGCGGCCTTCACGATCGGCCTCCGGGTGCCGTCGTGCTACTTCACCGTGGAAGACCTCGACCACGATCACCGCAGGATCGAACTACACGATGTGCGTTCACACTCGTGGTCCCGGGTCACCCTCGTGCGAGGACAAGACCCGTGGACTGTTCACCAATACGGCCCCCGTCGTCTATGGGACGAGGTCGACGCGGCCTACATCTGGTGGCGTGACGCGGGCAAGCCGACCCCGGACCGTTATGGGCTGACCGTGACACCAGACGGCACGCACACTGTGTGGATCGACGCACCGGACAGCGAACACCGCTGGCCCCTGTAG
- a CDS encoding helix-turn-helix transcriptional regulator, with protein MGNKLRAFRHARRWRQRDLADQVEVMSRRVLNETLSVTERTISRWEGGDTPSLPAQRVIAAVFETTPEELGFPAPAPEVAVASGLGLGDGFAAPEPDAVDAFELVARLTRSDASDATLAMLARRVDLLCREYPVRRADELLAESRRWLDRTLAMTDRRLTLTQHRETLVQAGWLSALVACLTYDLGDASGAETWREATAQLGNETGHSELIGWSYEIAAWMALTSGRPADAAEYATVGEEIDGTSCVSVQLAAQRARALALAGDRVGAEAAMARGRATLAHLPAPADPDHHFVIDPAKADFYAVDVYRMLDMREAASEYAHRVLDYCERPDGSIRSPMRRSEALMTLGTVAARNGELDAAVAHGLNALGDSRKCLPSLLAVAADLNTELRQHNHEPVVGQWREALDAIRAPLTLES; from the coding sequence GTGGGAAACAAGCTCCGTGCGTTCCGCCACGCCCGACGCTGGCGTCAGCGTGACCTTGCCGACCAGGTGGAGGTGATGTCCCGGCGCGTGCTGAACGAGACGCTGAGTGTCACGGAGCGCACGATTAGTCGGTGGGAAGGCGGCGACACTCCTTCTCTGCCCGCGCAACGAGTCATTGCGGCAGTATTCGAGACTACTCCGGAAGAATTGGGATTTCCCGCCCCGGCGCCGGAAGTGGCCGTTGCCAGCGGGCTCGGCCTCGGTGACGGTTTCGCTGCTCCCGAACCGGACGCGGTTGATGCGTTCGAACTGGTCGCTCGTCTGACTCGTTCTGATGCCTCGGACGCGACGCTGGCGATGCTTGCCCGGCGGGTGGATCTGCTCTGTCGCGAATACCCGGTGCGCAGGGCTGACGAACTGCTCGCCGAGTCGCGCCGCTGGCTGGACCGGACGCTGGCCATGACCGACCGGCGCCTTACGTTGACGCAGCATCGCGAAACGCTCGTGCAAGCCGGATGGTTGTCGGCGTTGGTCGCGTGCCTCACCTACGACCTGGGCGACGCGTCCGGCGCTGAAACGTGGCGCGAGGCTACCGCCCAGCTCGGGAACGAAACGGGGCACTCCGAACTGATCGGCTGGTCCTACGAAATCGCCGCATGGATGGCGCTCACCTCTGGTCGCCCCGCCGATGCCGCCGAATACGCCACCGTTGGCGAAGAAATCGACGGAACCTCGTGCGTCAGCGTGCAACTCGCCGCCCAACGGGCGCGCGCTCTCGCGTTGGCCGGGGACCGTGTCGGTGCCGAAGCCGCGATGGCACGGGGCCGCGCAACTCTGGCTCATCTACCCGCACCGGCAGACCCCGATCACCACTTCGTGATCGACCCCGCCAAAGCAGACTTCTATGCAGTCGATGTGTACCGCATGCTGGACATGCGGGAGGCGGCTAGCGAGTATGCCCACCGCGTTCTCGATTACTGCGAACGCCCCGATGGCTCGATTCGCTCGCCCATGCGCCGAAGCGAAGCGCTGATGACCCTTGGCACGGTCGCCGCCCGAAACGGAGAACTCGACGCCGCAGTGGCCCACGGTCTGAATGCGCTTGGCGACTCCCGCAAGTGCCTGCCGTCACTGCTTGCCGTGGCCGCTGATCTGAACACCGAGCTACGGCAACACAACCACGAACCCGTCGTGGGGCAGTGGCGCGAAGCACTCGATGCTATACGGGCACCGCTCACCCTGGAGTCCTGA
- the gltB gene encoding glutamate synthase large subunit — protein MVFSAVPAAQGLYDPAAEQDSCGVAMVADIRGRRSHGIVADALTALANLEHRGAAGAEPTSGDGAGILLQLPDELLRAEADVELPEPDAAGQNRYAAGIAFLPTDAEQRRRVVELVGQVATEENLRVLGWRDVPVTPERAGVGPTALKCMPHFSVLLVAGHHAEAGIELDRLAFCLRKRAERAAAREGLELYFPSLSSRTLVYKGMLTTEQLPAFFPDLTDDRLISAIGLVHSRFSTNTFPSWPLAHPFRYVAHNGEINTIRGNRNRMRAREALLASDLIPGELSRLYPICTEDGSDSASFDEVLELLHLGGRSLPHAVLMMVPEAWENHAEMDPKRKAFYQFHASLIEPWDGPACVTFTDGTLVGAVLDRNGLRPARWWQTADDRVVLASETGVLNLKPEEVVAKGRLQPGRMFLIDTAQGRIVDDEEVKTGLAEEHAYDEWLHAGLLNVDELPDREHVVHTHESVVRRQLAFGYTEEELSLLLAPMATGGGEPLGSMGSDTPPAPLSQRSRMLYEYFVQQFAQVTNPPLDAIREEIVTSVARIMGPEQNLLDPSAASCRHIVLPNPVIDNDELAKLIHVNDDGDLPGFASAVLSGLYEVDGGGEALSAAIERVRQEASEAIAAGARVLVLSDRDSDHKMAPIPSLLLVSAVHQHLVRTKERLRVALVVESGDAREVHHVATLLGYGAAAVNPYLAFETIEDMIATGQITGTRAKVAIRNYVQALVKGVLKVMSKMGISTVGAYTAAQVFEAVGLSAAVVDEYFQGTTSKLGGVGLDVLAEEVAQRHRRAYPDNPTERVHRRLETGGDYSYRREGELHLFTPETVFLLQHSTKTGRYDVFRKYTAECDRLSTEGGTLRGLFKLDSGRAPIDIDEVEPISEIMKRFSTGAMSYGAISAEAHETLAIAMNRIGGKSNSGEGGEDVDRLYDPQRRSAVKQVASGRFGVTSEYLVNATDIQIKMAQGAKPGEGGQLPGHKVYPWIAKTRHSTPGVGLISPPPHHDIYSIEDLAQLIHDLKNANEHARVHVKLVSEIGVGTVAAGVSKAHADVVLISGHDGGTGAAPLTSLKHAGTPWEVGLAETQQTLLLNGLRDRITVQVDGGFKTGRDVIVAALLGAEEYGFATAPLVVEGCVMMRVCHLDTCPVGVATQNPELRKRYTGQVDHVVNFFEFIAQEVREYLAQLGFRTLDEAIGQVSALGKAEAMRHWKARGLDLTPVFAEPQTPYSPVRRRVREQDHGLDHALDRTLIQLAEAALEDARPVRLQLPVRNVNRTVGTLLGAEVSRRYGGDGLPPDTIHVELDGSAGQSLGAFLPAGVTLDMVGDANDYVGKGLSGGRIIVRPHPDSAFAAEDQVIAGNVIGYGATSGEIFLRGKVGERFCVRNSGVIAVAEGAGDHAFEYMTGGRAVVLGGTGRNVGAGMSGGIAYVLDLDPVRVNTAMVDLQRPSAKELKWLHEIVQRHHQLTGSAVAASLLGDWPRRSAAFTKVMPRDYQRVLDAMRMAKIEGRDVDEAIMEASRG, from the coding sequence GTGGTCTTCTCCGCCGTCCCCGCAGCCCAGGGGTTGTACGACCCGGCTGCGGAACAGGATTCCTGCGGTGTCGCCATGGTCGCCGACATCCGCGGCCGTCGCTCCCACGGCATCGTCGCCGACGCGCTGACCGCGCTCGCGAACCTGGAGCACCGCGGTGCCGCCGGTGCCGAGCCCACCAGCGGCGACGGCGCGGGCATCCTGCTCCAACTGCCGGACGAGCTGCTGCGCGCCGAGGCCGACGTCGAACTGCCGGAGCCGGACGCGGCCGGGCAGAACCGTTATGCCGCCGGGATAGCCTTCCTGCCCACCGACGCCGAGCAGCGGCGCCGGGTGGTGGAGCTGGTGGGACAGGTCGCCACCGAGGAGAACCTTCGGGTGCTGGGCTGGCGCGACGTGCCGGTCACGCCGGAACGCGCGGGTGTCGGCCCGACCGCCCTGAAGTGCATGCCGCACTTCAGTGTCCTGCTGGTCGCCGGTCACCACGCCGAGGCCGGCATCGAGCTGGACCGGCTGGCTTTCTGCTTGCGCAAGCGTGCCGAGCGGGCGGCCGCGCGGGAGGGGCTGGAGCTCTACTTCCCGTCGTTGTCCAGCCGGACGCTGGTTTACAAGGGCATGCTGACCACCGAGCAGCTGCCGGCGTTCTTCCCGGACCTCACCGATGACCGGTTGATCAGCGCGATCGGGCTGGTGCACAGCCGGTTTTCCACGAACACCTTCCCGTCGTGGCCGCTGGCGCACCCATTCCGCTACGTGGCGCACAACGGTGAGATCAACACGATCCGCGGCAACCGCAACCGGATGCGGGCCCGCGAGGCGCTGCTGGCCTCCGACCTGATTCCCGGCGAACTGTCGCGGCTGTACCCGATCTGCACCGAGGACGGCTCGGACTCGGCCTCCTTCGACGAGGTGCTTGAGCTGCTGCACCTGGGCGGCCGGAGCCTGCCGCACGCGGTGCTGATGATGGTGCCCGAGGCGTGGGAGAACCACGCCGAGATGGACCCCAAGCGCAAGGCCTTCTACCAGTTCCACGCGAGCCTGATAGAGCCGTGGGACGGCCCGGCCTGCGTCACCTTCACCGACGGCACGCTGGTCGGCGCGGTGCTGGACCGCAACGGCCTGCGCCCGGCCCGCTGGTGGCAGACCGCCGACGACCGAGTGGTGCTGGCCAGCGAGACCGGCGTGCTCAACCTCAAGCCGGAAGAAGTGGTGGCCAAGGGCCGTCTGCAGCCGGGCCGGATGTTCCTGATCGACACCGCGCAGGGCCGCATCGTCGACGACGAGGAGGTCAAGACCGGCCTCGCCGAAGAGCACGCCTACGACGAGTGGCTGCACGCCGGGCTGCTCAACGTCGACGAGCTGCCGGACCGCGAGCACGTGGTGCACACCCACGAGTCGGTCGTCCGCCGCCAATTGGCCTTCGGCTACACCGAGGAAGAGCTCAGCCTGCTGCTGGCGCCGATGGCCACCGGCGGCGGCGAGCCGCTCGGATCGATGGGCTCGGACACCCCGCCGGCCCCGCTGTCGCAGCGCTCCCGGATGCTCTACGAGTACTTCGTGCAGCAGTTCGCTCAGGTCACGAATCCGCCGCTGGACGCGATCCGGGAAGAGATCGTCACCTCGGTGGCGCGCATCATGGGCCCCGAGCAGAACCTGCTGGATCCCTCCGCGGCGTCGTGCCGGCACATCGTGTTGCCCAACCCGGTGATCGACAACGACGAGCTGGCCAAGCTCATCCACGTCAACGACGACGGCGACCTGCCCGGCTTCGCCTCCGCGGTGCTGTCCGGTCTGTACGAAGTGGACGGTGGCGGCGAGGCGCTGAGCGCGGCCATCGAGCGGGTGCGCCAGGAGGCGTCCGAGGCGATCGCCGCCGGGGCGCGCGTGCTGGTGCTCTCCGACCGCGACTCCGACCACAAGATGGCGCCGATCCCGTCGCTGCTGCTGGTCTCGGCGGTCCACCAGCACCTGGTGCGGACCAAGGAACGGCTGCGAGTCGCGCTGGTGGTGGAGAGCGGAGACGCCCGCGAGGTGCACCACGTCGCCACGCTGCTCGGCTACGGCGCCGCGGCGGTCAACCCGTACCTGGCGTTCGAGACCATCGAGGACATGATCGCCACCGGCCAGATCACCGGCACGCGGGCCAAGGTCGCGATCCGAAACTACGTGCAGGCGCTGGTCAAGGGCGTGCTGAAGGTGATGTCCAAGATGGGCATCTCGACCGTCGGCGCCTACACCGCCGCGCAGGTCTTCGAGGCCGTCGGCCTGTCCGCGGCGGTCGTGGACGAATACTTCCAGGGCACCACCTCCAAGCTCGGCGGGGTCGGGCTGGACGTGCTGGCCGAGGAGGTCGCGCAGCGGCACCGCCGCGCCTACCCGGACAACCCGACCGAGCGGGTGCACCGCAGGCTGGAGACCGGCGGCGACTACTCCTACCGCCGCGAGGGCGAGTTGCACCTGTTCACCCCGGAAACGGTGTTCCTGCTGCAACATTCCACCAAGACCGGCAGGTACGACGTGTTCCGCAAGTACACGGCGGAGTGCGACCGGCTGTCGACCGAGGGCGGCACGTTGCGTGGGCTGTTCAAACTGGACAGCGGCCGGGCGCCGATCGACATCGACGAGGTCGAACCGATCTCGGAGATCATGAAGCGGTTCTCCACCGGCGCCATGAGCTACGGCGCGATCTCCGCGGAGGCGCACGAGACGCTGGCGATCGCGATGAACCGGATCGGCGGCAAGTCCAACTCCGGCGAGGGCGGCGAGGACGTGGACCGGCTCTACGACCCGCAGCGGCGTTCGGCGGTCAAGCAGGTCGCCAGCGGCCGGTTCGGGGTGACCAGCGAATACCTGGTCAACGCCACCGACATCCAGATCAAGATGGCGCAGGGCGCCAAGCCCGGCGAGGGCGGCCAGCTGCCCGGCCACAAGGTGTATCCGTGGATCGCCAAGACCCGGCACTCCACGCCGGGCGTGGGGCTGATTTCCCCGCCGCCGCACCACGACATCTACTCGATCGAGGACCTGGCGCAGCTGATCCACGACCTGAAGAACGCCAATGAGCACGCCCGCGTGCACGTCAAGCTGGTATCCGAGATCGGCGTCGGCACCGTCGCCGCGGGTGTGTCCAAGGCGCATGCGGACGTGGTGCTGATCTCCGGCCACGACGGTGGCACCGGTGCCGCGCCGCTGACGTCGCTGAAGCACGCCGGCACGCCGTGGGAGGTCGGGCTCGCCGAGACGCAGCAGACGCTGCTGCTCAACGGCCTGCGCGACCGGATCACGGTGCAGGTCGACGGCGGCTTCAAGACCGGCCGGGACGTGATCGTCGCCGCGCTGCTAGGCGCCGAGGAGTACGGCTTTGCCACCGCGCCGCTGGTGGTCGAGGGCTGCGTGATGATGCGCGTGTGCCACCTCGACACCTGCCCGGTCGGCGTCGCCACCCAGAACCCGGAGCTGCGCAAGCGCTACACCGGCCAGGTCGACCACGTGGTGAACTTCTTCGAGTTCATCGCCCAAGAGGTGCGCGAATACCTGGCGCAGCTCGGTTTCCGCACCCTGGACGAGGCCATCGGCCAGGTCTCCGCGCTCGGCAAGGCCGAGGCGATGCGGCACTGGAAGGCGCGCGGCCTGGACTTGACCCCGGTGTTCGCGGAGCCGCAGACCCCGTACTCGCCGGTGCGGCGCCGGGTCCGCGAGCAGGACCACGGCTTGGACCACGCGCTGGACCGCACGCTCATCCAGCTCGCCGAGGCGGCGCTGGAGGACGCGCGACCGGTCCGGTTGCAGCTGCCGGTGCGCAACGTCAACCGCACCGTCGGCACGCTGCTGGGCGCCGAGGTGAGCCGCCGCTACGGCGGCGACGGCCTGCCGCCGGACACCATCCACGTCGAGCTGGACGGCTCGGCCGGGCAGTCGCTGGGCGCGTTCCTGCCGGCCGGAGTCACGCTGGACATGGTCGGCGACGCCAACGACTACGTCGGCAAGGGGCTTTCCGGCGGCCGGATCATCGTTCGCCCGCACCCGGATTCGGCGTTCGCCGCCGAGGACCAAGTGATCGCCGGCAACGTGATCGGCTACGGCGCGACCAGCGGCGAGATCTTCTTGCGGGGCAAGGTCGGCGAGCGGTTCTGTGTGCGCAACTCCGGGGTGATCGCGGTCGCCGAGGGAGCCGGTGACCACGCCTTCGAGTACATGACCGGCGGTCGCGCGGTGGTGCTCGGCGGCACCGGCCGCAACGTGGGTGCCGGAATGTCCGGCGGCATCGCCTACGTGCTGGACCTGGACCCGGTGCGGGTGAACACCGCGATGGTGGACCTGCAGCGGCCCAGCGCGAAGGAACTGAAGTGGCTGCACGAGATCGTGCAGCGGCACCACCAACTGACGGGTTCGGCGGTGGCGGCCTCGTTGCTCGGCGACTGGCCACGGCGGTCGGCGGCGTTCACCAAGGTGATGCCGCGCGACTACCAGCGTGTCCTGGATGCCATGCGGATGGCCAAGATCGAAGGCCGGGACGTGGACGAGGCGATCATGGAGGCTTCCCGTGGCTGA
- a CDS encoding helicase-associated domain-containing protein encodes MAFTLVQWLRSLGPDRLAELLRVRSEILVPGPRSLSELANMLSSPLSVGAALHRLDTGCHDALAVICTLGDGCTRDAIERFLGVAEEQSGTELDRVLRVLQDNAMIWPTAKDNTYRLVGPLRNANPMELGDPAEKLLQPHTATTLRAIADALDLPPTKRKADSLRLIKDFLSDPEKVRAELAKAPAKAQEVATEVAWHGPKIRPSWGPTPAAKSPEMRWLTDRGFFVEEKPPVYGLLEMPVEVGLALRGPDYHPPLTARPPAPPTTALDSAEVDQAAALAATRLVDGVARLLERCATNPMAQLQNGGIGVRVLKQVAKAFKADQHDVRLWLETAAAAGLLSCDDAGNIVPADGAEQWREEPPAQQYVSLLRGWWELPYAPTADRMAEKPGPALLGASDGIDRELRQDLLGELAEWDRGQALTEQAQIGAVLAWKRPTIHGSVTDIADPLLFTWAESDAVGATARGALSAFGLHCCKGDDEALRSAAEKLMPGARKTALLQADLTAVVAGTPSGALSAMLNLMADPENRDTASTWRFSPASVRRAMDQGHSTEDLLRSLAEISDSGIPQTLEYLINDVGRRFGELKVRPVQCCVLGDEALLLEVSRNRSLRDLALRELAPTVLASRKSAKETLAALRKAGYSPIQQTADGTVAVERVKKSNDRAPIQLRDEPYWSVPEAPDADEIREIAERLLAQPDEVQQQRTHDDGIQIELLSAGMISAELLITEHAVRLADHEIRLLVDAVDNETPVHIEYLDQNGRSSSRIVTPFDVNLNALEAYCHLREDNRNFRLERIRAVSPANLPNGTAS; translated from the coding sequence ATGGCGTTCACTCTTGTCCAGTGGCTTCGCTCGCTCGGTCCCGACAGGCTTGCCGAGCTCCTGCGAGTGCGCTCCGAAATCCTGGTGCCGGGTCCGCGATCGCTTTCCGAGCTGGCGAACATGCTCAGTTCGCCCTTATCGGTAGGCGCCGCACTGCACCGGCTGGACACCGGATGTCACGACGCGCTCGCGGTGATCTGCACGCTCGGTGACGGTTGCACCCGTGACGCGATCGAACGTTTCCTGGGTGTCGCCGAAGAGCAGAGCGGCACCGAACTGGACCGAGTGCTTCGCGTGCTCCAGGACAACGCCATGATCTGGCCGACGGCGAAGGACAACACGTACCGGTTGGTCGGGCCGTTGCGCAACGCCAACCCGATGGAGTTGGGTGATCCAGCCGAGAAGCTACTCCAACCGCACACCGCCACCACGCTCCGTGCGATCGCCGATGCCCTCGACCTGCCACCGACCAAACGCAAGGCAGACTCACTGCGGTTGATCAAGGATTTCCTGAGCGACCCCGAGAAGGTGCGCGCGGAGCTGGCGAAGGCACCGGCGAAGGCGCAGGAAGTCGCGACCGAAGTGGCCTGGCACGGCCCGAAGATCAGACCGTCCTGGGGCCCCACCCCGGCGGCGAAGAGCCCGGAGATGCGCTGGCTGACCGACCGGGGCTTTTTCGTGGAAGAGAAACCTCCCGTTTACGGTCTGCTGGAAATGCCGGTCGAGGTCGGACTGGCGCTGCGCGGACCCGACTACCACCCGCCGCTGACTGCCCGCCCGCCGGCACCGCCGACCACCGCGCTGGACAGCGCCGAGGTCGACCAGGCAGCGGCGCTGGCGGCGACCAGACTCGTCGACGGCGTGGCGCGGTTGCTCGAACGCTGCGCGACGAATCCCATGGCGCAGCTGCAAAACGGCGGTATCGGGGTCCGGGTGCTCAAGCAGGTCGCCAAGGCGTTCAAGGCCGACCAGCACGACGTCCGGCTCTGGTTGGAAACCGCCGCCGCGGCCGGGCTGTTGAGTTGCGACGACGCGGGCAACATCGTGCCGGCCGATGGAGCCGAGCAGTGGCGGGAAGAACCGCCCGCGCAGCAATACGTTTCGTTGCTGCGCGGGTGGTGGGAGCTACCCTACGCACCCACGGCCGACCGGATGGCGGAAAAGCCCGGCCCGGCGCTTCTCGGTGCCTCCGATGGGATCGACCGCGAGTTGCGCCAAGATCTGCTCGGCGAGCTGGCGGAGTGGGACCGCGGGCAGGCCCTCACCGAGCAGGCTCAGATCGGCGCGGTGCTGGCCTGGAAACGGCCTACGATCCACGGCTCTGTCACCGACATCGCCGATCCGCTGCTGTTCACCTGGGCCGAATCCGACGCCGTCGGCGCAACCGCGCGGGGCGCGCTGTCGGCATTCGGCCTGCACTGCTGCAAAGGCGACGATGAAGCGCTCCGTTCGGCGGCCGAGAAGCTCATGCCCGGTGCGCGGAAAACCGCACTGCTGCAAGCGGATCTCACCGCCGTGGTAGCCGGTACGCCAAGCGGTGCGCTCAGCGCCATGCTCAACCTGATGGCAGATCCGGAAAACCGGGATACCGCGTCCACCTGGCGGTTCAGCCCCGCGTCGGTCCGCCGGGCGATGGATCAGGGGCACTCGACCGAAGACCTGCTGCGCAGCCTCGCCGAGATCTCCGACTCCGGGATTCCGCAAACGCTGGAATACCTGATCAACGATGTCGGCCGGCGGTTCGGCGAGCTGAAGGTGCGTCCGGTGCAGTGCTGCGTGCTCGGCGACGAAGCACTCCTGTTGGAGGTAAGCCGGAACCGATCCCTGCGCGACCTCGCGCTGCGCGAGCTCGCGCCCACCGTGCTCGCATCGCGAAAATCGGCGAAGGAAACCCTGGCGGCGTTGCGGAAAGCCGGATACTCCCCGATCCAGCAGACCGCCGACGGGACGGTCGCCGTCGAACGTGTCAAGAAAAGCAACGACCGCGCCCCGATCCAGCTGCGCGACGAGCCCTACTGGTCGGTGCCCGAAGCGCCGGACGCCGACGAAATCCGGGAAATCGCCGAGCGGCTGCTGGCCCAGCCCGACGAGGTTCAGCAGCAACGGACCCATGATGACGGCATCCAGATCGAGCTCCTGTCAGCGGGCATGATCAGCGCCGAGTTACTCATCACCGAACACGCTGTGCGGCTGGCGGACCACGAAATCCGGCTTCTCGTGGATGCGGTGGACAACGAGACACCGGTGCACATCGAGTACCTGGACCAGAACGGCCGATCGTCGTCGCGGATCGTCACACCATTCGACGTGAACCTGAATGCGCTGGAGGCCTACTGCCACCTGCGCGAGGACAACCGCAACTTCCGCCTGGAACGAATCCGCGCCGTCTCCCCAGCCAACTTGCCCAACGGCACGGCATCGTGA
- a CDS encoding glutamate synthase subunit beta yields MADPRGFLKYGRADAPKRPIDDRLGDWHEVYAALSTEDCKAETGKQAARCMDCGIPFCHSGSAGCPLGNLIPEWNNMVRRGQWQEASERLHATNNFPEFTGKLCPAPCEAGCVLAISPEAGGAVAIKRVEETIAEVSWANDYVTAQVTDAHTGKRVAVVGSGPGGLAAAQQLTRAGHEVTVFERDDRIGGLLRYGIPEFKMEKSVLDRRLAQMRAEGTKFITGCEVGVDLTVEELRAGYDAVVLAVGALRGRDDTTVPGRELKGVHLAMEHLVPANKECEGDGPTPISAKGKHVIILGGGDTGADCYGTATRQGALSVTQLDNYPQPPTTRDDDRSPWPTWPYILRTYPAHEEAGKRKFAVAIESFVGDDEGNVRAVRLREVRVQRDAEGSRQIVPVSDEVQELPCDLALLAIGFDGVEHMALLDGLGIELTKRGTIGCGSNWETTAPGVFVCGDAHRGASLVVWAIAEGRSVANAVDAYLTGDSQLPSPVNPTALPLAVA; encoded by the coding sequence GTGGCTGACCCGAGGGGTTTTCTGAAGTACGGGCGGGCCGACGCCCCCAAGCGCCCCATCGACGACCGGCTGGGCGACTGGCACGAGGTCTACGCGGCGCTGTCCACTGAGGACTGCAAGGCGGAGACGGGGAAGCAAGCCGCGCGGTGCATGGACTGCGGTATCCCGTTCTGCCACTCCGGTTCGGCAGGTTGTCCGCTGGGCAACCTGATTCCGGAGTGGAACAACATGGTGCGCCGTGGCCAGTGGCAGGAGGCCAGCGAACGACTGCACGCCACCAACAACTTCCCGGAGTTCACCGGCAAGTTGTGCCCCGCGCCGTGCGAGGCGGGCTGCGTGCTCGCGATCTCGCCGGAGGCCGGCGGCGCGGTGGCCATCAAACGGGTCGAGGAGACCATCGCCGAAGTCAGCTGGGCAAACGACTACGTCACCGCCCAGGTGACCGATGCGCACACCGGAAAGCGCGTGGCCGTGGTCGGCTCCGGGCCGGGTGGGCTGGCGGCGGCGCAGCAGCTGACCCGGGCGGGGCACGAGGTGACCGTGTTCGAGCGCGACGACCGTATCGGCGGGCTGCTGCGCTACGGCATCCCCGAGTTCAAGATGGAAAAGTCCGTCCTCGACCGGCGGTTGGCGCAGATGCGCGCCGAGGGCACGAAGTTCATCACCGGCTGCGAGGTCGGCGTCGACCTCACCGTCGAGGAACTGCGTGCCGGTTATGACGCCGTGGTGCTCGCGGTGGGCGCGCTGCGCGGCCGCGACGACACCACGGTGCCGGGCCGCGAGCTCAAGGGCGTGCACCTGGCCATGGAGCACCTGGTGCCGGCGAACAAGGAGTGCGAGGGCGACGGTCCGACGCCGATTTCGGCCAAGGGCAAGCACGTCATCATCCTCGGCGGCGGCGACACGGGCGCGGACTGCTATGGCACCGCGACCCGGCAGGGCGCGCTTTCGGTGACGCAGCTGGACAACTATCCGCAGCCGCCGACGACCCGCGACGACGATCGGTCGCCGTGGCCGACTTGGCCGTACATCCTGCGCACCTATCCGGCGCACGAGGAGGCCGGAAAGCGCAAGTTCGCCGTGGCGATCGAGTCCTTCGTCGGTGATGACGAAGGCAACGTCCGCGCGGTGCGGCTGCGCGAGGTGAGGGTGCAGCGCGACGCCGAGGGCAGCCGGCAGATCGTGCCGGTGTCCGACGAGGTCCAGGAATTGCCCTGCGATCTGGCGCTGCTGGCCATCGGTTTCGACGGTGTCGAGCACATGGCGTTGCTGGACGGCCTCGGCATCGAGCTGACCAAGCGCGGCACCATCGGCTGCGGCTCGAACTGGGAGACCACCGCGCCCGGCGTGTTCGTCTGCGGCGACGCCCACCGCGGCGCGTCGCTGGTGGTGTGGGCGATCGCGGAGGGCCGCTCGGTGGCCAACGCGGTCGACGCCTACCTCACCGGCGACTCCCAGCTCCCGTCCCCGGTCAACCCCACGGCACTACCCCTCGCGGTGGCCTGA